Proteins from a genomic interval of Verrucomicrobium sp.:
- a CDS encoding Gfo/Idh/MocA family oxidoreductase, whose amino-acid sequence MAKPLKVGIIGAGGIVRGAHLKPGWLAVPDCEVAAICDIHPEAAQKLADDFNIPRVFADFREMLAMPDLDAVDICTPNKVHTPAVIAALEAGKDVLCEKPLAVSVEEILQIRAVLRKTDRILMTAQHHRFSPESLAIKAWVDSGALGELYHARVNATRRNHLPINPGFIDPKLSGGGPCMDIGVHALDTALWLMGFPTPVRVSGRAHTNFAKGFEIPGAWGEWDRTLFGVEDFAGGYIHFSNGATMVLEASWLQHQEKEELNATLQGKKASVRWPDGRFHTVVNRALVDGTVLPIVGRKPAHTEEILAFAEAVRRRSPSPVPIDQTLLVIAILEAIMKSSESNREILLPDFAAAEPQAPAP is encoded by the coding sequence ATGGCGAAACCCCTTAAGGTCGGGATCATCGGCGCGGGCGGCATCGTGAGGGGGGCCCACCTCAAACCCGGCTGGCTGGCCGTCCCCGATTGCGAGGTGGCCGCGATCTGCGACATCCACCCCGAGGCGGCGCAAAAGCTGGCCGACGATTTCAACATCCCCCGCGTCTTCGCCGATTTCCGCGAGATGCTGGCCATGCCGGACCTCGACGCCGTCGACATCTGCACGCCGAACAAAGTCCACACCCCCGCCGTCATCGCCGCGCTGGAGGCGGGCAAGGACGTCCTGTGCGAAAAGCCGCTGGCTGTCTCCGTGGAGGAGATCCTGCAGATCCGCGCCGTCCTGCGGAAGACCGACCGCATCCTCATGACGGCGCAGCACCACCGCTTCAGCCCGGAGTCCCTGGCCATCAAGGCGTGGGTCGACTCCGGCGCGCTGGGGGAGCTTTACCACGCCCGCGTCAACGCCACCCGGCGCAACCACCTTCCCATCAACCCCGGCTTCATCGACCCGAAGCTTTCCGGCGGCGGCCCCTGCATGGACATCGGCGTCCACGCGCTCGACACCGCGCTGTGGCTGATGGGCTTCCCCACGCCCGTGCGGGTGAGCGGGCGGGCCCACACCAACTTCGCCAAAGGCTTCGAGATCCCCGGCGCGTGGGGGGAGTGGGACCGCACCCTCTTCGGCGTGGAAGACTTCGCCGGCGGCTACATCCACTTTTCCAACGGGGCGACGATGGTCCTGGAAGCCAGCTGGCTCCAGCACCAGGAAAAGGAGGAGCTGAACGCCACCCTGCAGGGAAAGAAGGCCTCCGTCCGCTGGCCGGACGGCCGCTTCCATACGGTGGTCAACCGGGCCCTGGTCGACGGTACCGTCCTGCCCATCGTGGGGCGCAAGCCCGCCCACACGGAGGAAATCCTGGCCTTCGCGGAGGCGGTCCGCCGGCGCTCCCCCTCCCCCGTTCCCATCGACCAGACGCTCCTGGTCATCGCCATTTTGGAGGCGATCATGAAGTCGAGCGAATCGAACCGGGAGATCCTTCTCCCGGACTTTGCCGCGGCGGAGCCGCAGGCGCCCGCTCCTTAA
- a CDS encoding adenylyltransferase/cytidyltransferase family protein: MISPEAKIMTPAQAAAFREGLEKEGRKLVFTNGCFDILHRGHVTYLGFAREQGDALCVGLNTDASVRRNKGENRPINNEGDRAYVLGALQAVDAVVLFGEEEPKELISRILPHVLVKGKDWAHYVSGREVVEARGGKVVLANMVEGRSTTNTIARVVEVYGKK, encoded by the coding sequence ATGATCTCCCCCGAAGCCAAGATCATGACCCCCGCCCAGGCCGCCGCCTTCCGGGAGGGGTTGGAAAAGGAGGGCCGGAAGCTGGTCTTCACCAACGGCTGCTTCGACATCCTTCACCGGGGCCACGTCACCTACCTGGGCTTCGCCCGGGAGCAGGGGGACGCCCTGTGCGTCGGCCTGAACACGGACGCCTCCGTCCGCCGGAACAAGGGGGAGAACCGCCCGATCAATAACGAGGGGGACCGGGCCTACGTCCTGGGCGCCCTCCAAGCCGTCGACGCCGTCGTCCTCTTCGGCGAGGAGGAGCCGAAGGAGCTGATCTCCCGGATTCTCCCCCACGTGCTGGTGAAGGGGAAGGACTGGGCCCATTACGTGAGCGGGCGCGAGGTCGTGGAGGCGCGGGGCGGCAAGGTCGTCCTGGCCAACATGGTCGAGGGCCGCTCCACCACCAACACCATCGCCCGCGTCGTCGAGGTCTACGGAAAGAAATGA